The following coding sequences are from one Candidatus Nitrohelix vancouverensis window:
- a CDS encoding 2-C-methyl-D-erythritol 2,4-cyclodiphosphate synthase, translating to MYRIGNGYDVHRLVEGRKLILGGVDIPHTMGLDGHSDADALLHALCDALLGACGGGDIGAHFPDTDAKWKGVSSLLLLERVAEICAEKNRSIVNIDAIIVAQKPRLAPHIPQMKSNIARALKLDADDVNIKATTTEKLGFAGREEGIAAYAVALLKKTDG from the coding sequence ATGTATCGAATTGGAAACGGATACGACGTGCACCGACTCGTCGAAGGCAGGAAACTGATACTCGGCGGCGTTGACATCCCGCACACGATGGGCCTGGACGGCCATTCCGACGCCGACGCGCTACTGCACGCGCTATGCGACGCACTGCTCGGAGCCTGCGGAGGCGGGGACATCGGCGCGCACTTCCCCGACACCGACGCGAAATGGAAAGGCGTATCCAGCCTCCTTCTGCTGGAACGAGTCGCCGAAATCTGCGCGGAAAAAAACCGCTCCATCGTCAACATCGACGCCATCATCGTCGCGCAAAAGCCACGACTGGCCCCGCACATTCCTCAGATGAAGAGCAACATCGCCCGCGCCCTCAAATTGGACGCAGACGACGTCAACATCAAAGCCACCACCACCGAAAAACTCGGATTCGCCGGACGGGAAGAAGGCATCGCCGCTTACGCCGTCGCCCTCCTCAAAAAAACCGACGGCTGA
- a CDS encoding nitroreductase family protein codes for MEFSEIVQSRRSVKHYDPDHVISDAVLKEIFEEVRLSPSSFNLQHAVFICAQDAETQKQLREAAWNQQQVEDCSAAIVVCARLDAFQDAGAMWQTAPQEVQDFMIPNAINFYEGKDQICRDEAIRSASLAAMTLMYSARARGYDTGPMIGFDPQAVSRIVELPRDCIPVMLVVLGKAKGEPKPRPYRRPVSEVVRKNSFKGPGLA; via the coding sequence ATGGAATTTTCAGAAATCGTGCAGTCGCGCCGTAGCGTGAAGCATTACGACCCGGACCATGTCATCAGCGATGCGGTTCTAAAGGAAATTTTTGAAGAGGTGAGATTGTCGCCGAGTTCGTTCAACCTCCAGCATGCGGTCTTCATCTGCGCGCAGGATGCGGAGACGCAGAAGCAATTGCGCGAGGCGGCCTGGAACCAGCAACAGGTGGAGGATTGTTCGGCGGCGATCGTGGTGTGCGCGCGTCTGGACGCCTTTCAGGATGCGGGGGCCATGTGGCAGACGGCGCCGCAGGAGGTGCAGGATTTCATGATCCCCAACGCGATCAATTTCTACGAGGGGAAGGACCAGATTTGCCGGGACGAGGCGATTCGAAGCGCGTCTCTTGCGGCGATGACGTTAATGTACAGCGCGCGTGCGCGCGGTTACGATACGGGGCCGATGATCGGATTCGATCCGCAGGCGGTGTCTCGTATTGTTGAGTTGCCGAGGGATTGCATTCCGGTGATGCTGGTGGTTCTGGGCAAGGCCAAGGGCGAGCCGAAGCCGAGGCCTTATCGTCGTCCGGTTTCCGAAGTCGTGCGCAAGAACAGTTTCAAGGGGCCGGGGCTGGCTTGA